CAACCCGGTGATCCGGGCGCTGCGCCGGCTGTACCTGCCGCGGTCCCTGGCCGCGCTGCTGGTGCTGGCGGGCGGGCTTGCCGCGGCCGGGCTGCTCGGCCAGCAGCTGCTCGCACCGGCGATCGACTGGATGCAGGAAGCGCCCAAGCAGATGCGCCAGCTCGGCGGTGAGTTGCGCGACCTGGCCAAGCCCGTGCACGAAGCCAACCGCGTGGCGGAAGACATCGCACGGCTCGCTGGCGGCGAAGGGGCGGGCGGCCGCCGCCCCGAAGTGATCCGCACCCAGGAGGACGACCCCTACGCGATCTTCAACAAGGCGCCCAAGGCCGTGGCATCGGTGCTCGCGGTGGTACTGCTGACGTTCTTCTTCATGGTGTTCGGCGAAGACCTGCAGCGCCGCGCCATCGCGCTTCTGCCCACCCGGCAGCGGCAGCGGGTCACCGTGGAGATCATGCAGTCGGTGGAGCGCGAGATCTCGCGCTACGTGTTCACCATCAGCCTGATCAACGCGGCCGTCGGCCTGCTGCTGGCGGCGATCCTGCATTTCGCACTCGGCGTGGGCATGCAGGAGGCGTTGCTCTGGGGCACGCTGGC
This Luteimonas sp. MC1572 DNA region includes the following protein-coding sequences:
- a CDS encoding AI-2E family transporter, with product MSEEPTPVTKVPVPASAPAPAPAAAGVADAAPARRPPASLAVLVLATLAIGYTLWVAQDVILPVLLAMFFALIGNPVIRALRRLYLPRSLAALLVLAGGLAAAGLLGQQLLAPAIDWMQEAPKQMRQLGGELRDLAKPVHEANRVAEDIARLAGGEGAGGRRPEVIRTQEDDPYAIFNKAPKAVASVLAVVLLTFFFMVFGEDLQRRAIALLPTRQRQRVTVEIMQSVEREISRYVFTISLINAAVGLLLAAILHFALGVGMQEALLWGTLAMLLNFAPYVGPMIGIVAMLVMGFVTWKEVGPSLLPAAIYLGLHTLEGQILTPLVLGQRMRLSPLVLILALMVFGALWGIIGLLLAVPLLACAKLVVSRIDGLEGWARLLE